One Janthinobacterium sp. TB1-E2 genomic region harbors:
- the tnpB gene encoding IS66 family insertion sequence element accessory protein TnpB (TnpB, as the term is used for proteins encoded by IS66 family insertion elements, is considered an accessory protein, since TnpC, encoded by a neighboring gene, is a DDE family transposase.) — MIGLPAGTKVWLAAGTTDMRSGFNGLAAKVQTALEEDPFSGHVFVFRGRRGDLIKLLWWSGDGLCLLAKRLERGRFIWPQATNGSVALTQAQLSMLLEGIDWRRPERTWRPTSAL; from the coding sequence ATGATCGGCCTGCCCGCCGGCACCAAGGTATGGCTTGCCGCCGGCACCACCGACATGCGCTCCGGCTTCAACGGCCTGGCTGCCAAAGTGCAGACGGCGCTGGAGGAAGATCCGTTCAGCGGCCACGTATTCGTGTTCCGGGGCCGGCGCGGCGACCTCATCAAACTCCTGTGGTGGAGCGGCGATGGCCTGTGCCTGCTGGCCAAGCGGCTTGAGCGTGGTCGCTTCATCTGGCCACAGGCTACCAACGGTTCGGTGGCGTTGACGCAGGCGCAACTGTCGATGCTGCTTGAAGGCATCGACTGGCGGCGGCCGGAACGGACCTGGAGACCAACGTCGGCCTTGTAA
- a CDS encoding IS3 family transposase (programmed frameshift) translates to MTRNKQTIEVVTVGQERRRRWSAEEKAALVRETYEPGMNVSLVARKHGVGASQLFNWRKLEREGALTAVTAGESVVPASELAAARAQIAQLQRMLGKKTMEAEILKEAVEFARGKKVDCALALVGQGRPVKPVCSALGVARSHVAQLLVRPADWIDGRTTQTFHQPTDAILVDAVRAEITALPTYGYRRAGALVNRTRALMGLPAINHKRFYRVMKANSLLLPKAPKRPVSSRVHNGAVAVDEPNQRWCSDGFEIACDNGEVVTGVFMKDCCDREIIAWRAWAERGLPGEPVRDMLVEAVETRFGQASVGSTRLEFLSDNGGAYRAHETHALVRALGIEPVHTPVCSPQSNGMAESFVNTFKRDYVNLMDRSSAEIVLAQLPDAFMHFNEVHPHSSLKWKSPRMFRRELARRAQESGAN, encoded by the exons ATGACTAGGAACAAGCAAACAATCGAGGTGGTGACGGTGGGCCAGGAGCGCCGCAGGCGCTGGTCTGCCGAGGAAAAAGCGGCGCTGGTGCGCGAGACTTACGAGCCAGGCATGAACGTGTCGCTGGTCGCTCGCAAGCACGGCGTCGGTGCAAGCCAGTTGTTCAACTGGCGTAAGCTCGAACGGGAAGGCGCGCTAACGGCGGTCACTGCTGGCGAATCGGTGGTACCAGCGAGCGAACTGGCCGCTGCACGCGCGCAGATAGCCCAGTTGCAGCGCATGCTCGGCAAGAAGACGATGGAGGCGGAAATCCTGAAGGAGGCCGTCGAGTTTGCTCGCG GAAAAAAAGTGGATTGCGCGCTCGCCCTTGTCGGGCAAGGACGACCAGTGAAGCCGGTCTGCTCTGCCCTTGGCGTAGCGCGCTCACACGTAGCCCAGTTGCTGGTTCGTCCCGCGGACTGGATCGACGGGCGTACCACTCAGACGTTCCACCAACCTACCGACGCCATCCTGGTCGACGCCGTGCGCGCCGAGATTACAGCGCTGCCGACCTATGGCTACCGCCGGGCTGGCGCTCTGGTCAACCGCACGCGCGCCTTGATGGGCTTGCCAGCAATCAATCACAAGCGGTTTTATCGCGTGATGAAGGCGAACAGTCTGCTGCTACCCAAGGCGCCGAAACGCCCAGTGAGCAGCCGCGTGCACAATGGCGCGGTGGCGGTGGACGAACCCAATCAGCGCTGGTGCTCGGACGGCTTCGAGATCGCCTGCGACAACGGCGAAGTGGTGACCGGTGTGTTCATGAAGGATTGCTGTGACCGAGAAATCATTGCCTGGCGTGCGTGGGCCGAACGTGGCCTGCCTGGCGAGCCCGTGCGCGACATGCTGGTGGAAGCGGTCGAGACAAGATTCGGCCAGGCCAGCGTCGGCTCGACCCGGCTGGAATTCTTGAGCGACAACGGCGGCGCCTATCGAGCCCATGAAACGCACGCGCTGGTGCGCGCACTTGGGATTGAACCGGTGCATACACCGGTATGCAGCCCGCAGTCGAACGGCATGGCCGAGAGCTTCGTGAACACGTTTAAACGGGACTACGTGAACTTGATGGACCGCAGCAGCGCAGAAATCGTTCTGGCTCAACTGCCAGACGCCTTTATGCACTTCAACGAGGTCCATCCGCATTCGTCGCTGAAATGGAAATCGCCTCGCATGTTCAGGAGGGAGCTGGCGCGCCGGGCTCAGGAAAGCGGCGCTAACTAA
- the tnpC gene encoding IS66 family transposase, with the protein MLSPADLPNDIAALKVLLLAQNEVVEGLREQLNTRAVEIEHLKLQIAKLRRMQFGRKSEKLDHQIEQLELQLEDLQVDEAEAAREMPAADQAPRKKSVRRPLPDHLPRDEKVYAPPADACPACGGGLRPLGEDVAEQLEFVPASFRVIRHVRPKLACSCCDAIVQAPAPSRPIERGIAGPGLLAHVLVAKFADHLPLYRQAVIYAREGVDLDRALLADWVGAASALLRPLVDAIRRHVLTASKLHADDTPIPVLAPGNGKTKTARLWTYVRDDRPAGDTTPAAVWFGYTPDRKGIHPQTHLAKFEGVLQADAYAGFNALFEDGTIQEAACWAHARRKFHDLHAARATPLTTEALRRIAELYVIEAEIRGKPPDERRQVRQARSRPLLEDLEHWLRSTLDTLSRKSDTAAAILYALKLWPALLRYCDDGAIEIDNSAAERALRGVAIGRRNYLFAGTDSGGERAAAIYSLIGTAKLNGVAPEAWLRHVLTHITDHPVNRVDDFLPWNCKLPAAL; encoded by the coding sequence ATGCTCAGCCCAGCCGACCTGCCCAACGACATCGCCGCCTTGAAGGTGCTGCTGCTCGCTCAAAACGAGGTGGTTGAAGGGCTGCGCGAACAGCTGAACACGCGCGCCGTCGAGATCGAGCACCTCAAGCTGCAGATCGCCAAATTGCGGCGCATGCAATTCGGCCGCAAATCGGAAAAGCTGGATCATCAAATCGAGCAGCTGGAGCTGCAACTGGAAGACCTGCAAGTCGACGAGGCCGAGGCGGCGCGCGAGATGCCGGCGGCCGACCAGGCGCCGCGAAAGAAGTCTGTGCGCCGGCCGTTGCCCGATCATTTGCCGCGAGACGAAAAGGTGTATGCGCCGCCGGCCGATGCTTGCCCGGCTTGTGGCGGCGGCCTGCGGCCGCTGGGCGAGGACGTGGCCGAGCAACTGGAGTTCGTGCCGGCCAGCTTCCGCGTGATCCGCCATGTTCGTCCGAAACTGGCGTGCTCCTGCTGCGACGCCATCGTCCAGGCGCCGGCGCCAAGCCGGCCGATTGAGCGCGGCATCGCCGGCCCCGGCCTGCTGGCGCATGTGCTGGTTGCGAAGTTCGCCGATCATCTGCCGCTGTACCGCCAGGCCGTCATTTACGCCCGCGAAGGCGTCGACCTCGATCGTGCGCTGCTGGCGGACTGGGTCGGCGCCGCTAGCGCATTGCTGCGTCCGTTGGTCGATGCCATTCGCCGCCACGTGCTGACGGCGTCGAAGCTGCATGCCGACGACACGCCGATCCCGGTGCTGGCGCCCGGCAATGGCAAAACCAAGACGGCCCGTCTGTGGACTTACGTGCGCGATGACCGGCCCGCCGGCGACACCACGCCAGCGGCGGTTTGGTTTGGCTACACGCCCGACCGCAAGGGCATCCATCCGCAAACCCACTTGGCCAAGTTCGAGGGCGTGCTGCAAGCCGATGCCTACGCTGGCTTCAACGCTTTGTTCGAAGACGGCACGATCCAGGAAGCGGCTTGCTGGGCGCACGCGCGGCGCAAATTCCACGACCTGCACGCGGCGCGCGCGACGCCGCTGACCACCGAGGCGCTGCGCCGGATCGCCGAGCTCTATGTGATCGAGGCCGAGATCCGGGGCAAGCCGCCCGACGAACGACGACAAGTTCGGCAAGCCCGCTCGCGCCCGCTGCTCGAGGACTTGGAGCACTGGCTGCGCTCCACGCTCGATACGCTGTCGCGCAAGTCCGACACGGCGGCGGCGATCCTGTACGCGCTCAAGCTCTGGCCGGCGCTGCTGCGCTACTGCGACGACGGCGCCATCGAGATTGACAACTCGGCGGCCGAACGCGCCTTGCGTGGTGTCGCCATTGGTCGGCGCAACTATCTGTTCGCCGGCACCGACAGCGGCGGCGAACGGGCCGCCGCGATCTACTCGTTGATCGGCACGGCCAAGCTGAACGGTGTCGCACCCGAAGCCTGGTTGCGTCACGTGCTGACGCATATCACCGATCATCCCGTCAACCGGGTTGATGACTTCTTGCCTTGGAACTGCAAGCTGCCAGCAGCCCTTTGA
- the tnpA gene encoding IS66-like element accessory protein TnpA: MAQHLCPQILIMDTNFQPITSTNARGHYRQHSLEFKRALVALSLEPGVSVARIAREHGVNANQVFSWRRLYQQGRLGVPALIRDDGLLPVVLAPTAPAPGNSTADADADADADGTIMLELGEVRVRIEGQPNAAALAQVLDRVLR, from the coding sequence TTGGCACAGCATTTGTGCCCACAAATTCTGATTATGGACACAAATTTTCAACCAATCACTTCGACGAATGCGCGCGGCCATTATCGGCAGCATTCTTTAGAGTTCAAGCGCGCATTGGTGGCGTTGTCGCTGGAACCGGGCGTCTCGGTGGCTCGCATTGCACGCGAACACGGCGTCAACGCCAACCAGGTGTTTAGCTGGCGCCGCCTCTATCAACAAGGACGCCTCGGCGTGCCTGCGTTGATTCGCGACGATGGCCTATTGCCAGTGGTGCTGGCGCCAACGGCGCCTGCTCCGGGCAACTCCACCGCCGACGCCGACGCCGACGCCGACGCCGACGGCACGATCATGCTGGAGCTGGGCGAAGTGCGCGTGCGAATCGAAGGCCAGCCCAACGCGGCCGCGCTGGCGCAGGTGCTCGATCGGGTTCTACGATGA
- a CDS encoding GMC oxidoreductase has protein sequence MARRRRLRPPCVKSWYSASLRLRYPLTPYLLEGARRAMLVMAEIQFVAGTKSVFPLHEQARLCSTLEDARRLIQSLPIEPYLTKILSAHVMGSCGLSADERKGVSRPDGLHWQLENLSVHDGSLFPTGIGANPQLSIYGIVNRITQGLIQRLTGHEVALA, from the coding sequence GTGGCAAGGAGGCGCCGTCTTCGGCCACCATGCGTAAAGTCTTGGTACTCGGCGTCTCTTCGATTACGGTATCCGCTGACGCCCTATCTGTTGGAAGGGGCCCGCCGCGCCATGCTGGTCATGGCCGAGATCCAGTTCGTAGCAGGGACGAAATCGGTGTTCCCGCTGCACGAGCAAGCTAGGCTATGCAGCACGCTGGAAGATGCGCGGCGCCTCATCCAATCCCTGCCGATAGAGCCGTATCTCACGAAGATTTTGAGCGCCCATGTCATGGGGAGCTGCGGCCTCAGTGCCGACGAACGCAAAGGTGTCTCGCGCCCCGATGGCCTCCATTGGCAATTGGAGAACCTGTCTGTCCACGATGGATCACTATTTCCAACCGGCATCGGAGCCAACCCTCAGCTTTCCATCTATGGAATCGTGAATCGGATAACGCAGGGTCTAATTCAGCGTTTGACAGGTCATGAAGTTGCATTAGCCTAG